The following nucleotide sequence is from Patescibacteria group bacterium.
ACATCCGTGCGGATTAAACATATTCCAAGCGGTATTGTTGTAGAATGTCAAACCGAAAGGTATCAAGGAAAAAATCGCGAAATTGCTATGAAACTTTTAAAAAGCAAGTTATATGCGATAGAAGAAGAAAAAATTCAGGCGGAGAAATTAAAAGCGAAGGGAGTTCATAAAACGGCGGGGTGGGGGAACCAAATTCGTTCTTATGTATTGCACCCGTATAAAATGGTTAAAGATTTAAGAACCGAAGTTGAAAGTTCGAATCCCACAGCGGTTTTGGACGGGGAATTGGATATGTTCATTGAATCCGAGCTACGGCAGTTGAATAAATAGGGATAGACCCAAATTGGGATTATAACCTGTACCTCCGCCTTTCTCACAGTCCCACCTTGAAGGTGGGACAGTTATTATCATCTTAGCTGATGAAATTTTTCCACATTTGACTTGCTCGTGGCTTTATATCCCCAACATATTTACTGCCCATTTTTTTGGAATATGGTTTCTGACACTCCGAGGATAATTCTTCAAAGGCCATTTGCGCGATAGGCATTTTGTAATAGAGCAGAATGGGCATATTTGCTGTGTTATGAAGTTCCAGCGTCATTTTAAGAGAATTCCCTGGGTCAAGAAAACCCGCGGTGATATGGATAAGCAAGCCCATTCGACCTATGGAACTTTTCCCTTCCAACCGGCCAACATATTTTGAGGACACTCCCGTTGTTTCATAAATTAAGCCGAGAGCAAACTTACCAGGGTGTAGCACAAAGGGCAGATTCTCATCTATTACGATTTCCTTCATCATGTCGTCCATGGGTTTCTTTGGGTCTATGACACAATTTGATTTTGTGTCAAAAGTTAAAAAATGTTTGTCTAAATGTAAATCAACGGATGCTGGTTGCAGATATTTTTCATCAAACGGACATATGTTTATATCGCCACGAGCAAGCGCTTCTTTTATATTTTTATCTGATAAAATCATATATTTAGGGGCTGAAAATTATTTCCTATAACTAAATGTATTTTAACAATTTTCAAGCCTCTCTACCACCTTGAAGGTAATGGAATAGTCTTGGTTCAGTAGACTAGTCTACTGAACCGCATCCCCCTTCATATTTTGAGGGTTTAATTCCAAGGAGTTTCCTTTGAAGAAGGAGACTCCTTTGTTTATCCCTTGGTGTTTGTGATAACATTTAGTTATGGAATTCAAAAGAAAATACGAACTTATAAAAGAGGCGCAAGGATATCTTGTAAAAGCGCCCCAAGATTTAGCTCACGAGATAACCCACCACTATAGAGTGTGTCTTCTAGCTGTTCGTAAGGAACCCACTTTATTAACCTTATTTCTTCTTTTTGCGCTTTTAGTTCGTTTTTGCTTCCGATGAATTTTACAAGAAATTGATATTTTTTCTGACCTCGCCACCACTTGCCGTGTTTTCTATATCCGTTCTCCCGCGCCTCTTTTGGCCATTCGTATTTGTCTATTTTGGAGCTTTTTGCCAATATTTTAAATTTGTGTGTTCCCAGTTCTTCTTCTAATTCTCTTAGAATACCTATTTCCATACTTTCCCCTTCCTCCAAACCCCCTCCAGAAACATCCCATTGATTTTCCCCATAACTTTTCTTTTGCACGAGTAGAAAATTATTTTGACTGTCAATAACATAGGCGTTTACACCTTTTCTATATGGTAGATTTTTCGTATTCATATATTGCTATTATACACAATTCCTGTTTTAAATTTAAATAAGGATAAATAGGGATAGACCCAGTTTGGGATAGACCCAAATTGGGTCTATCCCTAATTGACCCTAATTGAGGAGGATAAGAAAGGTAAAGTAAAAGGAAATGTGGACGCGGACATTGTTTTACAAGCGATGTTGGACTATAAAAAATACGATAAAGCTGTTGTGATAACTAGCGACGGAGATTTTTATTCGTTGGTAAACCATTTGTATAAAAATAAGAAGTTGGAGATAGTTATAAGTCCTTATAAAAAAACTTGTTCGTCTTTGTTAAAGAAAACGGCTAAAGAGAAAATAGTTTTTATGGGCAACTTACGCAAAAAACTGGAGTACAAAGAAAAACACCGCTAAAGGACGAAACCATTTAGAGGTATTTTTCAATGTGTATTCTGTTTAGATATTAGCAAGAATCTAGTTGTTTTGTCAAGTACACTGCTCAAATTTTTTTAAACAGGGATTTCAAATAGGGATAGCTATCCCTATTTGGGATTAGAACTTATACCTCCGCCATTTCCCCCGTCTTATCTTCTTATCTTATTGAAGGTGGGGTAGGCCATATTAAAACTATTGTTTTCAAATATAAATTTTGCTAAATTAAATATATGCTAACCAAAAGCGATTTAACAAATATCAAGAATATTGTTCTAGAAAACAACGAAAAGTTATCATCAGATATACTTAGCGAAGTTAGACCTGAATTCAACTATATAAAAAAGGATATCAAAAAAATCAAAAATGACCAGAAACTTATTGTGGATTTCTTTGACCACGAATATCTCAAACTTCGGGCTAGAGTTGAGCGAATTGAATCGGTTTTGAGTATTAAACCCTTGCAAAACCTGTGATAATAATTTCATAATTTAAAAATTAGTGTATAATGAAATTATGGAGAAAAGATTTGTCCTCTTAATGGCTTTTTTTAGCATATTATTAGTGTCTCTCGTCCTTTTTAAAGTTTTTTTCTCTTCTAGTAAAAAGGACATCAATCTTGTTAGTTACGATACCACTAATAAAACTGATTCAGAATCAGGATACATTAAACTTCCTTCAGGTTCTTCCGGGATGACTAAATATACTGGAAAAGTGGTTCCTTCAGGCGCGTCTTCATACGAACTTATAGATGCGGATGGAAAATTAGTGGTGGGTCTTACGGCAGATGATGCTAAGCTTACGCTTGCGGAAGGTAGATATGTTGAGGTAACAGGGGTTTTGCAAAAAAACGCAACTGGTGAAAGTGTGTTAAAAGTTGAGGCTGTGGCGTTTAGGTAAATTAATATGATTGTATTTGAAAATGTATCAAAAAAATATCCCGACGGCACAACCGCTTTAGATGAAATCAATTTTGCGATAAAGGGAGGAGAATTCGTTTTTATAACAGGACCAAGCGGGGCGGGAAAAACCTCTTTGCTAAGACTCATTATTAAAGAAGAAGTCCCTACGCAAGGTGAGGTTTTTGTGGACGAAGACCCCGTTAGCAATATAAAATCTAAAGACATACCAAATTTAAGGCGGAAAATCGGTTTCGTTTTTCAGGATTTTAAACTGCTAAATAGCAGAACTGTTTTTGAGAATGTGGCTTTAACTCTTGAAGCTGTTGGGCGGGAAGATAGCAATATTAAGGAATCGGTTATGGAAGTGCTTTCTCTGGTGGGTCTATCCGAAAAAGCTATGTCTTTTCCGGATTTTTTATCCGGCGGGGAAAAGCAAAGGGTTGCCATAGCGCGGGCTCTTGTCCACGAACCAAAAATATTGTTGGCGGACGAGCCTACCGGGATGATTGACCCCGCAACGGGGTGGGAAATTATAAATCTTCTGGATAAAATAAATGGGTGGGGTACTACTGTAGTTGTTGCCACGCACAATTTAGATGTGGTTTCAGCTTTAAATAAAAGAAACATTAAAATTGATAAAGGAAAGTTGTTGAAAGGTAATAAAAATGAATCTTAAGAAAGTTGTAAAAGTAATGCTGACAAATGTAAAACGAAGCGGGTGGTCCACAGCTACTTCGGTTCTTGTGATGACGCTAACTTTTTTTATGGCGAGTCTTTTTATTATCTCGGCGTATATTTCAAATGTGGTTTTAGGGTATCTTGAATCCAAGGCGCAAATCACCGCCTTTTTTAAAGATAGCGCCACGGAGGAAAACATACTTAATTTTAAGTCCGAATTGGAACAAACGAATTTAACGGCGGGGGTAGTTTATGTTTCAAAAGAAGAAGCGTTAAAAATATATATGGGTCAGCATAAAAGCGAGCCCCTGTTATTGGAATCTATTTCCAGCAGTATTTTCCCGGCAAGTTTGGATGTTAGGGCGAAAAATATTAAAGATTTGCCTAATTTAGCGGGGTTGTTGGAGAAAGTGGATGGTGTTGAGGAGGTGGTTTATTATAAAGATGTTATTTCAACATTTCAAAAATGGGCGGATACCATAAAATACGCTGGCGTTTTCTTGATTGGTATATTAGCTCTCATCTCAATTTTAGTAGTGCTGGTTACGGTTAGTTCAGTGATTCATTCCAAAAAAGAAGAGATTGTGGTTATGCGTTTGATTGGCGCGTCTGATTGGTATATTAGAAGCCCGTTTTTAGCGCAAGGTGTTTTTTATGGGGTTAGCGCCGCTTTGCTTTCTACAATATTTATTGTAGTACTTTTGCCTTTTATTTATCCTTATTTTAATAATGTATTTTCTGGTATTCCCATTCCCGCTTTCACTCCGTTTACGGTATTGGCGCTTTTGGGTATTGAAGTTTTGTTTGGGGCATTTCTTGGCGCTTTTGGAAGTATAGTTGCTTTAAGAAAATACTTAAAACTCTAATGAAATTCGCCCGCGTTGTTTTATTCTCCACGGTTTTAACAATTTTATTATTTGCCGTTTTTAATCTAGCGGTTTCGTATGCGGAGGAGTCGGTGTTGCTTGATAAGTACAATAGTATAAGGGAGCAAATTGTTGAAGTGGAGAGAGTAATTGGGGATTTGCTAAATACAGAAAAAAATTTGCAAGTCGAAATAGATTATGTAAATAGTAAAATCGGTTGGGCAGAATTAAAGATCAAAGAATCAGAAGTAAAGATAGCGCAGAAGGAAGAAGAACTTGTGATTTTAAGTAAAGAAGTGGAAGGTTTTGCTGAAAGGATTTACAGAGTTTCGGAAGCGTTGGGGGAACAGGAAAAAATTTTAGAGGGGCGCGTACGCGCTAGATATAAATCGGAAAGGGAAGTTTCTCTTAGTTTATTTATTAGCGCTAACGGTCTTTCGGATGTTATTAATAGGTTAAAGTACCTTCGGGTCGCGCAGGAGCAGGATAATAAACTTTTATTGGAATTTAAAGAGACAAAGCAAAATTTTACTAGTCAGAAAGTTATATTGGAGGATAAAAAAAAGAAAGTAGACGCCCTAAAGTTGGCGGTTGAGCAGGAAAAGAGAAATACAGAATTGTATCAAAGCGAGCTTCAAGAACAGAAAGATAAAAAGGCAAGGCTTCTAGAAGTTACAAAGGGGGATGAGCAAAACTATCAAGAGATGCTAAAAACTTTGCGAGAAGATGAAAAAGCCATTAGAGAAGCTTTGGGTA
It contains:
- the prfB gene encoding peptide chain release factor 2 (recognizes the termination signals UGA and UAA during protein translation a specificity which is dependent on amino acid residues residing in loops of the L-shaped tRNA-like molecule of RF2; in some organisms control of PrfB protein levels is maintained through a +1 ribosomal frameshifting mechanism; this protein is similar to release factor 1) — protein: TSVRIKHIPSGIVVECQTERYQGKNREIAMKLLKSKLYAIEEEKIQAEKLKAKGVHKTAGWGNQIRSYVLHPYKMVKDLRTEVESSNPTAVLDGELDMFIESELRQLNK
- a CDS encoding dCTP deaminase encodes the protein MILSDKNIKEALARGDINICPFDEKYLQPASVDLHLDKHFLTFDTKSNCVIDPKKPMDDMMKEIVIDENLPFVLHPGKFALGLIYETTGVSSKYVGRLEGKSSIGRMGLLIHITAGFLDPGNSLKMTLELHNTANMPILLYYKMPIAQMAFEELSSECQKPYSKKMGSKYVGDIKPRASQMWKNFIS
- a CDS encoding NUDIX domain-containing protein; this translates as MNTKNLPYRKGVNAYVIDSQNNFLLVQKKSYGENQWDVSGGGLEEGESMEIGILRELEEELGTHKFKILAKSSKIDKYEWPKEARENGYRKHGKWWRGQKKYQFLVKFIGSKNELKAQKEEIRLIKWVPYEQLEDTLYSGGLSRELNLGALLQDILAPLL
- a CDS encoding NYN domain-containing protein yields the protein MTLIEEDKKGKVKGNVDADIVLQAMLDYKKYDKAVVITSDGDFYSLVNHLYKNKKLEIVISPYKKTCSSLLKKTAKEKIVFMGNLRKKLEYKEKHR
- the ftsE gene encoding cell division ATP-binding protein FtsE; translation: MIVFENVSKKYPDGTTALDEINFAIKGGEFVFITGPSGAGKTSLLRLIIKEEVPTQGEVFVDEDPVSNIKSKDIPNLRRKIGFVFQDFKLLNSRTVFENVALTLEAVGREDSNIKESVMEVLSLVGLSEKAMSFPDFLSGGEKQRVAIARALVHEPKILLADEPTGMIDPATGWEIINLLDKINGWGTTVVVATHNLDVVSALNKRNIKIDKGKLLKGNKNES
- a CDS encoding permease-like cell division protein FtsX, which translates into the protein MNLKKVVKVMLTNVKRSGWSTATSVLVMTLTFFMASLFIISAYISNVVLGYLESKAQITAFFKDSATEENILNFKSELEQTNLTAGVVYVSKEEALKIYMGQHKSEPLLLESISSSIFPASLDVRAKNIKDLPNLAGLLEKVDGVEEVVYYKDVISTFQKWADTIKYAGVFLIGILALISILVVLVTVSSVIHSKKEEIVVMRLIGASDWYIRSPFLAQGVFYGVSAALLSTIFIVVLLPFIYPYFNNVFSGIPIPAFTPFTVLALLGIEVLFGAFLGAFGSIVALRKYLKL